TGATCAGAAGATCCGGTGCTTTTTCCTCATGATATGTATTGCAGCAAGATATATCAATTACATTTACATGTATTCCCGATTTTATAAACTGGGTTTCAAAGCAGGATACAATGGCTTTTGTGCCTCCTGTTCCAGAGAAATATGCTAAAGTAACAGTCTTAACTTTACGCTTTCTATCTTTCATAAAAGTCTCCTTTGATATGAAATCATGTATATACATTATTATTGGTAATTAAGTAGAATTACAGTGTACCAGGAGAACTTACTGCTTAAAAATGCTCATAATCTTGGTGTCCGCATTTTAACCAGCTGAAGAAATCGTTCCTGCGATGGGGAAGAATCTTGTAGTTCTTTGTATGGAAAACTTTTGTCAAATTCTTTTGCTTTTGCTTCGTCAATATCAAATATCGGGTCCTCGAAGAAACGGCCGGAGCAATCGGACAATGCCCCCTCAGTCAGTTCAAAAGCCAGTAATGGAGCGGCATACATATTGTCAGAAGTACCAATTTTGTATGTTTCAGCCGGAACAAAACCAAATCTACTGTAATAGGAGGGGTCACCATAAATTAAAATTGCCTTGTGGCCCAAATTCCTTGCAAGCTTTTTGGTGTGTTCGATGAGTAAGGTTCCGATTCCCTGCCCTTGAAGCTCAGGAAAAACTGAAATTGGACCAAAGCTGGTAACCGGATATATCTCCCCGTTATCACACTGTATATTTGCCTTTGTATACATGATGTTTCCGACAAGCTTTTCATTTTCAGTGGCGACGATGTCCAGTTCTTTTATAAATGATTCTGATTCCCGCATCATATGCACCAAATAGTGCTCATTACAGCCCGGTACATAATGATTCCAGAACGCTTCCCGTGTCAATTCTTCAACGGTCCGGTAATCGGATGCTTTTTCTCTTCGTAACCGAATATTCTCCCTTTGCATGATTTTTCCCTCCAAACATTCATATCATATTTCGATATATTGTATATCTGCAAAGCAAATTTGTAAAGGAATATTATAAACAGCAAGCCGCTTTTCTTTACAAAAAGCGGCCGCCAGGTTAGTAGTATTATTTTTATATTTTGTTAAATCTCGTTCGCTGGCTGTTTCGTACTATGCAAAAGCACAGCGCCAAATGCCATAATAACAAAAAACACAACCAGATATGCGATTGCAGCAATTCCGTGGGCAAACCAGGCGGCAGCAATCATAAATATACAACCTGCAAGGGATATGCAGGGCATAAGGAACCTGTTGAAAAAATTAAGCTCTTTCCCTTTTTTCATGAACATAATAAAAATAGGAATGTACAGGGCGTAAATTGTAATAATGGGTAATTCTGAAGAATCAAAGCTGAAGAACCCAAACCAGTTGTCGGTTAAGTTTGCCCCATAAAAATAAAATAACCAGAGGCTGCAAAGAAATAACCCCATAATTGCGGAATTAACAGGCATATTAGTCGCCGGATCCACCTGGCTGAACACTCTGGGCTTAGGACCAAGGCCTCTTGCAGCGATAGAATAAATTCCACGTGTGCAGCCAAGCATCAGCCCGTTTAAAGTCCCCAGGCATGATATGATGACGAATACAAATAAAAGGGAACCGCCTGCCGAGGTGAAAACTGTTTGGAATGCCAGTTTGGCACCGGTTTCGCCACCAGCCATCATCACCTCATTTTTAATCGTTCCTGCCAAACCGATATAATACAGGATGTAAACAGACATAGTAATAAAAGTACCTGCAATCAAAGCCAAAGGAAGATTTTTCTTTGCATTTTTTAATTCTGCGTTAATGCAGGTTGCAATAATCCAGCCTTCGTAGGCAAAGCTTGCTGCGACAACAGCCGTAAACAACCCGTTGGTAGTGCTTTGGGATACGTAGTGGGTGAAATTATACATGGTCATACCGCTTCGAAGTCCTGCAAACGTTCCGACAACTGCCATTAAGAATAGGGGAATCAGTTTGATAACCGTAGTGCTTACCTGGAATTTTCCTGCCAGTACAGGAGATAAAGCATTCATTGTAAAGCTTGAAACCAGATAAAGGCAGGCTATGGTCATACATTCTCCGCCTGTAATGGAAAAGCCAAAGATTACGCAGGTATATCGGGCGGAGACCCATGCAAGTACAGAGGTAATTGTGGGATAATAAATCGCTGCCATAAACCAGCCGACATAATAAGCATACGTTTTCCCCATTGTTGCTTCTGCGTAATCTACCACACCATTGATAAACTGATATTTGGTAGCCATGACAGAAAACGTGTAAGCACAGGAAATCATTATGATACCTCCGATCACCCACGCCAGGATGCCCTCCTTTAAATTACCGCCGGTTGCCGTAAGGATCTTTTCCGCCTTAAAAAATACACCGCTTCCGATGACGATGCCTACAACCATTGCAATGGCTGTAAAAAGGCCATATTTCTTTTCTAATTTCGGTTCCATAGTTTAACCAGTCCTATCATTCCATAGGATTCCTTTTTTTATTATTCTTTCATCATCAAAGAAAATAAATGCCATACAACCAGATTTGATAACATTACGGCCCTATTTATTAATGAGGAAACTTTTTTTATTTTATCATAAAATTTAATATAAAACAGCAATATTTTTTCTATTTAAAGTTTATTTTTCGTTAAGATAATAATTTTCCAATAAAGGAAAATATAGGCACAAAAGAATGGCCGGGATTGACAGTGTTACCGGAAGTAATGTATGATAAATATCAAATATGGGGAAAGTCTTTGCGCGCCTGAGGCGCAAAAAAGAGTAAAAGGAGAGAGGGTCATGGCAAAAATAAAGGAGTATACTCTGGAAAATATCAAAGAGATCTGTGAGTTTGGTAAGGCGATCTCGTCACCTGTCCGGCTGGAGATCATAAAGCTGTTATACCAGGACAATTATTCAATCAGCCAGATCGCGGAAGCTCTTGAACTTCCCCAGTCCAGTGCTGCTTTCCATCTGAAACTTCTTGAGGCGGCGGATTTGATCCGCATGGAAGAACAGCCGGGGAGCCATGGAACCATGAAGGTATGCAGCCGGAAACAGGATTATGCCAATCTTTGCTTTCTGCCCAGAAGCAGCCAGATCAATGAGGTGTTAAGCGTCGATATGCCGGTGGGCGCATTTGTGGACTGCAGTATTTCTCCTACCTGCGGCTTATATACTCCTTCTGGAGTGGTGGGAATGGAGGATAAGGTATACAGCTTTTATCTGCCGGAACGGATGGAGGCCGGTCTTTTGTGGACCTCCAAAGGCCATGTGGAATACCGGTTCCCCAATCAGCTTCCTTCAGGAAAACGGCCTGTACGGCTGTCCTTTTCCATGGAGATATGCTCGGAAGCGCCTGGGTATGCGGAGGACTGGAAGTCCGACATTACTATGTGGATAAACGGTGTGGAATGTGCCACCTGGTGCTGTCCGGGGGATTTCGGATCCAGAAGAGGGAGACTTACTCCCTCCCTATGGCCTAATGGTTCTACCCAATACGGTCTTTTGGTAAAATGGGAGATTAAGGGAGACGGAAGCTATATCAATGGAGAGCGGGCCTCCAAAGTCAGAATCAATGACATCGGGCTGTCGGAGAACGCCTTTATCAGCATGACCATCGGGAATCGTAAGGATGCAAAATATGAGGGCGGCTTTAATCTTTTTGGTAAGACCTTCGGCGATTATGCCCAGGATATTATTATGGAAATCGAATATTGATGATATATGGGGATAGATAAGACAACTGTTTGGAAAATATGCATATTTTCCGGGCGGTTGTTTTTTTGCTGCCTTACGCATGGGAGAAGAAAACGATGTGTTATAACAGGGATTCTATTTTTCTAAATGATAGAAATAAATAATAAAACAGTAATACTGTTGTAAATAGATAAAATATACAAAATATAAAATAAAATAGAGTATAATATATTGACTAACACAACGAAAAGGTGTATTGTTGATTTATTGAAACAGTAATACTGTTGTTAGCCAAGCTTTTATTGGACAAAATACGACAGACTGTTTTATGGTTTGCGAGGCAACTAAACAAGACAAGGAGGTAATTATGAGAAAGGGCAAAAAATGGATGGCTGCATTAGGCGCAGCGGCACTGGTTATGGCGGCAATGTCAGGATGCGGAAGCAGCGCATCAACGCAGACAACTGCGGGTACCCAGGGGGCACAGGGGGCCCAGGAGAGCAAGGAAACTTCCGGTGGAGAAACGTCGGCAGCAGCTGCGGAAGAAACAAAGAATGTTAATGACGACGGAACGGTTAACAATCCGGAGCAGGTGGCAGTGGATGCCAACAAGCTGGTCATGTGGTCTCTGTTCAGCGGCGGTGACGGCGGTTTTATGACCAAGATGATTGAGGAGTACAACGGCACAAACCCGACGAAACAGGTACAGTCCATCATGCTGGTATGGGCGGATTATTATACAAAGCTCCAGACAGCTGTTGCTGCCGGAAAAGGGCCGGATATCGGCATTTCCCACGCATCTTCTCTTCCTCAGCTGGTGGAAGACGGTGTGGTACAGCCGATCACTTCCTATCTAGACGAGCTGGGGATCGATTTAAGCCAGAATTATTCACAGGCCTCCATTGATGCCGTGACTTTTGACGGAGAAGTCTATGCGGTACCTTTGGACACCCATGCAGAGATCATGTATTTCAACAAAGAGATATTGGAAAAGGCCGGCGTGACCTTGAATGCGGCAGGAAGCGTTGATATTAAGAGCGCGGATGACTTTTATGCCGTTTGTGATAAGATCAAGGCTGTGATCCCGGAAGATGGCACAACCATTGCTATTACCAATAACGGAGACGATCCGTACCGTCTGTGGTGGGCAACCTATTTCCAGATGGGAGGAACCCCTATCGTCAGCGATGACGGCAAGAAAGTTACCCTTGATAAGGATAAGGCAGTAAAAGCGGCGGAATTTGTAAAGGGACTGTATGACAAGGGTTACGTTGCTGAAGGCATTGATGACCACCAGAAATTCTTCCAGACCGGAAAAGCGGGAATCTGCATCGGCGGAACCTGGGCAGTAGGTGCTTTTGAGCAGACGGATAACTTAAGCTTTGTCCCCATGGCATTCCCCAAGCTTTTTGATACCGATAACTGCTGGGCTGATTCCCATACCTTCATTCTTCCTACAAAGAATTCAAGGAATGAAGCCGACAGCAAAGCAGCGGTAGAATTCATGGTAGCAGCATCCATGAAAGGCGGCGTGACCTGGGCAGGCTCCGGCCAGATTCCGGCATGCAAGGAGGTTCTTGCAAGTGACGCCTATAAGGCACTTCCATACAGAAGCAGCTACATGTCTGAGGTGGAGAAGGCAGTCCTTCCGGCAAAGGTATCTACCTTCAACGGAATGAAGAAAGGGATGATCGACAGCCTGGATACCATCTGGACCGGAAAGGGAGATGCTGCCTCCGGAATTGATGCCCTATATGATGAGCTTGAGTCAAACCTTCCGTAACTTTTAATGAAACAGAGGGGGGAATCGTTCTCCCCTCTTTGTAAAAAGGATTGCATGGTTAGGGAGGACAGTAATTTGAGCAGAAGCAGAAAAATAAGAGATATGGCTACAGGCCTGGGATTGTGCCTGCCTTTTTTGGTCTTATATACGGTTTTTACCATATGGCCGGTGATTCAGGGGCTGTATGTGAGCCTGCATAAGTGGTCCTTAATGGGCAAGGTAAAATTTGTAGGACTAGATAATTATACTAAATTTTTATCGGATCAGAAGTTTGTTGACGCACTGGAACATACGATTATCTTTGTCATCCTTTCCGTACCTTTTCTGGTGGTTATGGCTTTGATACTGGCGCTGTTTGCCAACAGGCCGGTGAAAATCAGGCGGGGGTTAAGGGTCGCATATTATCTTCCAAGTATTATATCCGTTTCTGTTGCGTCCTTTATTGCAAAATATATGTTTGCACCCTATATGGGTTTTGTAAACGGAGTTCTGCATCTGACCGGAATTTTAGGTCCCGGATCGGAAATCCAGTGGCTTATTGACACAAATCATGCATGGGCGGTAGTAACGATGATGACCGTATGGTGGACCGTGGGATTTTCCATGCTATTATATTTATCGGCTCTGCAGGATATTTCACCGGAGATTTACGAGGCAGCTGAAATCGATGGAGCGGCGAAATGGCAGCAGTTGTTTTCCGTTGTTCTGCCCTTATTAAAGCCAACCACTTACTTAATCGTCATGCTGCAGATCATCGCCAGCTTCAAGGTGTTCGGCCAGATCCAGTTAATCACGGCAGGAGGGCCGGCAGGAAGTACAAAACCCTTGATTCAATATATTTATGAGACAGGATTTACGAAGAACAATATGGGCTATGCTGCGGCCATGTCCTATGTGCTGTTTGCCATTCTGATCGTATGTACGCTTATTCAGAAGGCGGTTCAGAGGAAGGGGGAAAAGGAAGATGAAGCGTAAGAAAGTAAAAGCAGGGAGCATTGCGTTGACTCTTTTATCCGCAGGACTGGCCGTCATTTTTCTGGCACCTGTGATCTGGGCCTTTTTCGTATCCCTGCAGTATGAGGGAAAGCAGATCATAAGCGTGGGCAGCTGGTTTACGCCCCCTTATACATTTCGGAATTATCTGGATCTGATCATCGGTTCCGATGTTGCCAAGTGGTTGTTGAATTCTGTGATCGTTGCTGTGCTTGTTACAGTTTTAACAGTCCTGTTTTCCGCCATGGCAGCCTATGCTCTGGCAAAAATTAAGTTTATGGGGAGAAATAAGCTGTATATTTACTTTTTGTTAGGACTCATGGTACCGGGGGAAGCGACTATTGTGCCGCTGTTTATTACTGCCAATGGATTAAAGCTGATTGATACATACGCAGGATTGCTTTTTCCGTCCGTGGCGGTATCCATGAATCTGATTATCATGGTGACGTTTTTTAAGGGCCTTCCGGATTCCCTCATCGAAGCCGCAAGGATCGACGGAGCTGGAGAAATTATGATTTTTGCCCGGATCATCATGCCCTTATCAAAGGCAGTGATTTCTACCATCAGCATTTTCGCATTTATCGGAAGCTGGAATAATTATCTGTGGCCTCTTCTCTGCGCCATGGACAGCAGTAAATTTACATTGCCTGTGGGTATTCCCATTTTTGCCGGAACCTATACCGTGGATTATGTGAAACCGATGACGGCTAATATGATCGCATCCATCCCTGCCATCATCATTTATCTTATATTTGAAAAACAGATCGTGCAGGGAATCACGATGTCCGGCGTTAAGGGATGAACAGGCTGGAAAGAGGAAAGGAGAATTATTACATGCTATGCTATCAGAAAGACTATCCAAGACCACAGTTTGTCCGTAGGGACTGGATCAATTTAAACGGTGTTTGGGACTTCGATTTTGATGATGACAATACAGGAGAAGTTAAGTGCTGGTATGAGGGTTTCCATACGGAAAAAGAGATATGCGTACCCTTTACTTATGAAACAAAGAAAAGTAATATCCATGACGAAGGGGTACACCATTATGTGTGGTATGGCCGCAGATTCCAGGCGGAGAAAGAAAAATTATCGGGTAATAAGCTGTTTCTACATTTCGAGGGAAGCGACTTCCTGACGAAGGTATGGATCAATGGGCAATTGGCCGGTATGCATGAAGGCGGATATTCCCGTTTTTCCTTTGATATCACAAACCTTGTAAAGGATGGAGAGAACCTTGTAGTCGTAAAAGCCGAGGATCATATGGATCCCCAGCAGCCAAGGGGAAAGCAGCGTTGGATTTCTGAAAATTTTGGCTGCTGGTATGTGCAGACGACAGGAATCTGGAAAACTGTATGGATGGAGTATGTACCGGACATCAGCTTAAACTCGGTAAAAATGACGCCCAATTTACAGTCAGGCGGGCTAGAGCTGGAATATACCGTGGACTGTCCAAATCCCCTTGATGGGAGAAGGCTGGAGGTAGAGGCAGCTGTCAGTTTTGGTGGCAGGTTTGTGATAAAGACGCTGACCGGCATAGGGAAAAATCCCACAAAGGCTTTCATTGACCTGGAAGCAGCCGAGGCAAATAACCCATGGGGGATATGTACATGGACCCCGGCGGAGCCCCGGCTTTATGATATCTGCTTCCGTACCCTTTATGATGGAGAGGTGTGTGACGAGGTTGGGTCCTATTTTGGAATGCGTGAGATCCGGATCGATGGTCCAAACATTCTTTTAAACGGGGCACCATTATATCAGAGACTGATACTTGATCAGGGGTATTGGGAAGAAACCCATTTAACACCGCCGGATGAGGAAGCACTGATCGAAGATATTGATAAAATTCATGCCCTGGGGTACAACGGTTTGAGGAAGCATCAGAAGATAGAGGATGAAAGGTTTCTCTACTGGTGTGACGTTAAGGGGATGCTGGTCTGGAGTGAGGCGCCTGCCGCTTATGTTTATTCCGACCGCGCAGTGGAACTGTTTACGAGGGAATGGCTTGATATTGTTAAACAGAATTATAATCATCCTTCTATTATTACATGGACTCCGTTAAATGAATCCTGGGGGATTCCCCGGGTCGAGACGAACAGGAGTGAGCAGCATTTTACCGAAGGGATTTATCACCTGTCGAAAAGCATTGACAAAAACCGTCCGGTAATTGTAAATGATGGCTGGGAGCATACGGTTTCCGATATCATCACCCTGCATGACTACGAGGAGAAGGGGGAGGTGCTCAAAAAGCGTTATACAGAATATAAGGATGAGATTTTGGCGGCAGAGGTTTACCACTCCACATCTAAATCAGCTTTTGCCAATGGCTTTTCTTACAAGGGCCAGCCGGTGATGATCAGTGAGTTTGGCGGCATCGCGTTTGACAGCGACAAAGAGGGCTGGGGGTATGGGAATAAGGTTAATACAAAAGAGGAGTTTTTAAATAGGTTTGAGAGTATTACGACTGCCATTAAGGAGATCCCGTATGTATGCGGCTATTGCTACACCCAGGTTACGGATGTGCAGCAGGAAGTCAATGGATTAATGGATATCAGGAGAAACTTTAAAGTGGATCCTGAGAAGATAAAGGAAATTAATGAGAAGAGAGTGGCATTTTGGAGAGATGAACTCCGGTAGTATACGCCTCTTGTCAGAGTCTATTATTTATCATTGATATTTATAAAAAACAGTCACTCCTGTAAGGGCATTTGCCCTTTTACAAGAGTGACTGTTTTTTTATTGGAGATTTGTTTCTTTTATTTTGATGCTACGATAGACTGTACATAAGAAAGCATTTCTTCTCTGGACTGTACCGTTTGAGTATGATCGATGATTTGCTGCTGCGCCTGGGTGGGTAAGGAGAAAAAATAATCCATTGCTTTATATTCTTCCAGCGCCAAACCAAGGCCTACCGGCAATTCTGCACCGCTTGTATAATTTCCCATCTTTAAACCTCTTTGCACTAAGATCTTTCCATTATCTGTTTTTCCTGCTCTTCAATCATCTTTTTAACCATATAACCATATTGATAAGATGTCATTTTGCTATAATCATTACTTTTTATAGGGAAGCCGGTTTCTTCGGCGATTTCATACTTAAACCGGTCAAGAGCCTCCCTTGCTTCCGGAATTACATTTCTGTTTGGCATATAGAATCACCTCAATTCGTTTTATAAGTATTATGAGGCTTTTTAGAAAAAATATTCAGAAGCATAATATAACCTCCCTTCCCGGCAGACACTGCTTGAAAGGGAGGTACAGAAAAAAATTAAATAAAAAACCACCAGACAAGAATGGAAAGGCCGGCTCCGGTTATGCAGCAGATTGCATCATTCATCGTATCCACAAGTCCGGCAGGCTGAAGTGCTTTTTCAGATACATGGTTATTCGAAGTATGGAACTTTTGCCAGCGCTGCGCATTCCCATGAGTGATACAGTCGCTTATATATTCAAGCACTTCCCAAATTACATGAAGTGTTACGGAAAAAGTAAAACCAAACAACAGGATCACCAATTTCATAATGCCGGAGCCTGTACCGGCAAATGCAATTCCAAAGCCAGCAAACCCAACGCCGGACAGGAAATGGATTGCCCGGTCCCACCATTTATATTTATCATAAAAATGATATGAGCTCCCCAGGTATAGTGCCATGAATATGATGGTAAAATACACGAAGATGCTGAAGCCGTCAATTCTTATTTTAAATACTGCATTTAAAAGTTCCGGTAAGAAGGACAATGCAAATACTAAGATAACGGATTTCATTAACTTATATTCCCGTTTGAAAACATGATAAACTGCCAACGCAAATAAAGCGCACCGAAAAATAATCTCGAAGAGACTCAAAAGTTTCATATGATCACCTCACGAGTTGAGTATGCGCAGCGGCTGAAAAATTATACGTTTTGGTAATATTAAGCCCTTCTATTAAAAACGGAATTCCTGTTCAACCAGATTTTCCGCATATTCTTCCACGGCTTTCTCAATCCTTCGATACGTTTCAAGAACTTCTTTGCCTTTTTCGGTTAAACGTGTTCCTCCCCGTTCATTTCCGCCCTTTTCAGAAATAACAACAGGAAATCCCAGTTCTTCTTCCAGAGTCCGAATCATTCGAATGGCTTTTGGATAGGAAATTCCTGTTTGTTCTGTTGCTTTTTTTATGGATTTATACAGCTCAATGGCATCTAACATTTCTTTTACGCCTTTGCCAATAAAAATTTTATCTTTACCGATTCTTATTCTTGTAACTACGCGCATGATTTATCACCTCAGATTTACTATACAGAGATTTTGGATTTGTGGCAAGTGGATTATGAATGAAAGAAAAAAATGTTAGCTAGATTATTTATGACAATCGGTCTCATGGAATATTGATGGGATATTGAAAAAACTGCTGACTGTCAATGTAGACTAAATCAGCAGTTTTTTGATGCGCAGTCTTATTAGGAAAATGATAACCAACAGGGATCACTTTCCTTGTCAGTTTATGATTTCTCCCAACGTTTAAGAATTGGCAGCACAGCTGTTATTTCTTTTCTTGCTTCTTCCTCGCCTATGGATCTCCCTAAGACAGGTACAATCATCTCAGTCATTTCTTCTATCGTTAGATCAGGCTCAATAAATTTACCGTCTTTATAACAATTCGTGCAATAAATGCTTCTGCTTCCGTCAGGCTCTGTTGCAATGAAATGAGAGTGTTCTTTGTTAAAAGGTAAACCACAGCTTTGACACATTGTCACTTCCGCCATATTTATCATTCCTTTCGTAGAGTAACTTATCAATCGTCAGCTTATATTGTCAATACAAGCTGACTTTATTATAAAGGAGTGCCATGTGGATTGTCAACGGCAATGCCCGACTCCTTTTATGGGATTTGTTCCGATGGCAAGTTGTTAAGATGGTGTTAAGATTATCATTTTCCTATTCCTTTTATTGGTAATTTTCACTAAAATGGAGACAGAAAAGGAGGGGTGATATATGAATGCCGTTATTATTTTATTGATTGTTGTTTATGCAATCATAGGTGGGTTGTCCACTCTGTATCTGTTTTTTAGTATGCCTGCTGTTATTATATGGAAGTTTTACAGGAAGTTTAAATATAACATATCCTTAATGGATTGAGCGACGCATAAAATCCGAATCTTAAAGGGTGTCCCTGAACTATGGTTTTCAAAGAAGGGGGCACCCTTATGCGTATCAAACTGCCGGATCTTGCCCGATGGTTTATTTCGTGATCCGGAATACAGAGGCTGACTTATGCCGGCCCTGGCAGACAGATTATACATTGGTAAGCCTGCGAAACAGATTGTTTACATCCAACTGGCCATATCCCCATATGTTGTTTGGAAAAACATTAGCCCCTTCCCGCCGGCCCCCTCTTATAATCAGTCGGTTGACATCGTATCCGGTCATGGAAGTATAATTTCCTCTGGAAATGCCCCATTCCAGGATCATGGCAATGGCGCCGGCCGTATGTGCGGCTGCAGCCCCTGTTCCGGTAATGGATCCATACTGATTCCTGGGGAGGGCACAAGGAAGCTCGTAGCCAGGGGCGGCGATATCTGGTTTGACCTGCCCGCTTCTTGTATAGCCTCTGCTTGATTCTAAGAGTATGCTGTCATTAAACTGGTTATAGGCAGTGACCGTCAGCTGATGGAGACCATTGCCGGGAGACGTTATAGTGGTATCCGGATTCGGGTTAAGAAAAAAGGTTTCATTTGAAAGAAGATTTCCGGAAGGCAGCCAGGAGTGAAAGGATATGGGCTCATTATCAATGCTTTGAATCCGGATGCTCCAGACTCCGGGAAGGGCATCCCTAAAACGCAGCAATATGAGCTGGTCCCCGGTTTCCTCTTCAAATATAAAATTATTCACCCAGAGCACACTTGGGGTAAAAATGAAGTTAAACATTCTGCAGGATCCAATGGTGGGATAAATCAGCTGAGTGGATTCCCGGTTTGGCGTGGAAATATCAACGGCGAACCGTCCAAGAGCGTAAGGCCATATTTCCATGGAAAACATTTTATCCCTTTCTCCTACGCGTAATTCAAAGTCATTGTAAAAGGGCGGCTCTTTTGTGTTGTTAAAGTAATGCCTGCGATCATTTCCTTCATTCCCTGCTGAAACAGAAAGGCCGATGCCGGGAAGTCTTCCCAGGTAGTTTAGGTAATTACTGAGCGCGCCGCTGCCGTCATGCCCGCCGCTGCTGCTGCCAAGGGCGATGCATATAACCACAGGACGGCTTACACTTTGCGCAAAGGAAATTAAATAGCGTATTCCAAGTATTATATCGGATTCCTGAAAACACACGGTGTCATTCGGTACAAAAAAGATTTCCTTTAGATTTTGTTTTGCGTCTTTCAGCTTTACAACCACCAGTTCGGATTCCGGAACAATGCCGGAAAAGGTACCTTCGGCATTTGGTTTGCCGGCGATTACGCTGGCAATTGATGTGCCATGGCCGT
This genomic stretch from Lacrimispora sphenoides harbors:
- a CDS encoding glycoside hydrolase family 2 protein; translation: MLCYQKDYPRPQFVRRDWINLNGVWDFDFDDDNTGEVKCWYEGFHTEKEICVPFTYETKKSNIHDEGVHHYVWYGRRFQAEKEKLSGNKLFLHFEGSDFLTKVWINGQLAGMHEGGYSRFSFDITNLVKDGENLVVVKAEDHMDPQQPRGKQRWISENFGCWYVQTTGIWKTVWMEYVPDISLNSVKMTPNLQSGGLELEYTVDCPNPLDGRRLEVEAAVSFGGRFVIKTLTGIGKNPTKAFIDLEAAEANNPWGICTWTPAEPRLYDICFRTLYDGEVCDEVGSYFGMREIRIDGPNILLNGAPLYQRLILDQGYWEETHLTPPDEEALIEDIDKIHALGYNGLRKHQKIEDERFLYWCDVKGMLVWSEAPAAYVYSDRAVELFTREWLDIVKQNYNHPSIITWTPLNESWGIPRVETNRSEQHFTEGIYHLSKSIDKNRPVIVNDGWEHTVSDIITLHDYEEKGEVLKKRYTEYKDEILAAEVYHSTSKSAFANGFSYKGQPVMISEFGGIAFDSDKEGWGYGNKVNTKEEFLNRFESITTAIKEIPYVCGYCYTQVTDVQQEVNGLMDIRRNFKVDPEKIKEINEKRVAFWRDELR
- a CDS encoding carbohydrate ABC transporter permease, producing MSRSRKIRDMATGLGLCLPFLVLYTVFTIWPVIQGLYVSLHKWSLMGKVKFVGLDNYTKFLSDQKFVDALEHTIIFVILSVPFLVVMALILALFANRPVKIRRGLRVAYYLPSIISVSVASFIAKYMFAPYMGFVNGVLHLTGILGPGSEIQWLIDTNHAWAVVTMMTVWWTVGFSMLLYLSALQDISPEIYEAAEIDGAAKWQQLFSVVLPLLKPTTYLIVMLQIIASFKVFGQIQLITAGGPAGSTKPLIQYIYETGFTKNNMGYAAAMSYVLFAILIVCTLIQKAVQRKGEKEDEA
- a CDS encoding GNAT family N-acetyltransferase; translated protein: MQRENIRLRREKASDYRTVEELTREAFWNHYVPGCNEHYLVHMMRESESFIKELDIVATENEKLVGNIMYTKANIQCDNGEIYPVTSFGPISVFPELQGQGIGTLLIEHTKKLARNLGHKAILIYGDPSYYSRFGFVPAETYKIGTSDNMYAAPLLAFELTEGALSDCSGRFFEDPIFDIDEAKAKEFDKSFPYKELQDSSPSQERFLQLVKMRTPRL
- a CDS encoding extracellular solute-binding protein encodes the protein MRKGKKWMAALGAAALVMAAMSGCGSSASTQTTAGTQGAQGAQESKETSGGETSAAAAEETKNVNDDGTVNNPEQVAVDANKLVMWSLFSGGDGGFMTKMIEEYNGTNPTKQVQSIMLVWADYYTKLQTAVAAGKGPDIGISHASSLPQLVEDGVVQPITSYLDELGIDLSQNYSQASIDAVTFDGEVYAVPLDTHAEIMYFNKEILEKAGVTLNAAGSVDIKSADDFYAVCDKIKAVIPEDGTTIAITNNGDDPYRLWWATYFQMGGTPIVSDDGKKVTLDKDKAVKAAEFVKGLYDKGYVAEGIDDHQKFFQTGKAGICIGGTWAVGAFEQTDNLSFVPMAFPKLFDTDNCWADSHTFILPTKNSRNEADSKAAVEFMVAASMKGGVTWAGSGQIPACKEVLASDAYKALPYRSSYMSEVEKAVLPAKVSTFNGMKKGMIDSLDTIWTGKGDAASGIDALYDELESNLP
- a CDS encoding alpha/beta-type small acid-soluble spore protein; the protein is MPNRNVIPEAREALDRFKYEIAEETGFPIKSNDYSKMTSYQYGYMVKKMIEEQEKQIMERS
- a CDS encoding APC family permease, giving the protein MEPKLEKKYGLFTAIAMVVGIVIGSGVFFKAEKILTATGGNLKEGILAWVIGGIIMISCAYTFSVMATKYQFINGVVDYAEATMGKTYAYYVGWFMAAIYYPTITSVLAWVSARYTCVIFGFSITGGECMTIACLYLVSSFTMNALSPVLAGKFQVSTTVIKLIPLFLMAVVGTFAGLRSGMTMYNFTHYVSQSTTNGLFTAVVAASFAYEGWIIATCINAELKNAKKNLPLALIAGTFITMSVYILYYIGLAGTIKNEVMMAGGETGAKLAFQTVFTSAGGSLLFVFVIISCLGTLNGLMLGCTRGIYSIAARGLGPKPRVFSQVDPATNMPVNSAIMGLFLCSLWLFYFYGANLTDNWFGFFSFDSSELPIITIYALYIPIFIMFMKKGKELNFFNRFLMPCISLAGCIFMIAAAWFAHGIAAIAYLVVFFVIMAFGAVLLHSTKQPANEI
- a CDS encoding carbohydrate ABC transporter permease: MKRKKVKAGSIALTLLSAGLAVIFLAPVIWAFFVSLQYEGKQIISVGSWFTPPYTFRNYLDLIIGSDVAKWLLNSVIVAVLVTVLTVLFSAMAAYALAKIKFMGRNKLYIYFLLGLMVPGEATIVPLFITANGLKLIDTYAGLLFPSVAVSMNLIIMVTFFKGLPDSLIEAARIDGAGEIMIFARIIMPLSKAVISTISIFAFIGSWNNYLWPLLCAMDSSKFTLPVGIPIFAGTYTVDYVKPMTANMIASIPAIIIYLIFEKQIVQGITMSGVKG
- a CDS encoding ArsR/SmtB family transcription factor is translated as MAKIKEYTLENIKEICEFGKAISSPVRLEIIKLLYQDNYSISQIAEALELPQSSAAFHLKLLEAADLIRMEEQPGSHGTMKVCSRKQDYANLCFLPRSSQINEVLSVDMPVGAFVDCSISPTCGLYTPSGVVGMEDKVYSFYLPERMEAGLLWTSKGHVEYRFPNQLPSGKRPVRLSFSMEICSEAPGYAEDWKSDITMWINGVECATWCCPGDFGSRRGRLTPSLWPNGSTQYGLLVKWEIKGDGSYINGERASKVRINDIGLSENAFISMTIGNRKDAKYEGGFNLFGKTFGDYAQDIIMEIEY